The genome window TCCACACTCACTGTTTCACCCTTCCAGACATCATAATCAGTGGCAAGGGCGATGGTTACATAGCAGAGTTCAGCTTCTCTCGCCAGCTTGGCTTCCGGCAGAGCTGTCATCCCGATCACTGATGCCTTGAGGGATCTGAAAAAATGGGACTCGGCCCTGGTCGAGAACTGAGGCCCCTCGATGCAGACATAGGTGCCTCCGAGGTGGGTATTTATTTTAAGGGATTTCGCGTGTTTGCCGGTCAGGGTCGAGAGAGAAGGGCAGAAGGGGTCCGCAAATCCGATATGCCCTACTGCTCCATCTCCGAAGAACGAGCAGGGTCTGTATTTAGTGTGGTCAAAAAGCTGATCAGGGATCACGAAGTGGCCGGGTTTGATCTCTTCTCTTAGCGATCCCACTGCGCTGATGCTGATCACCTTGGAGACCCCAAGTGATTTCAGGGCATAGATATTGGCTCGATTGTTGAGCTCAGTCGGTGAAATGCAGTGTCCGCGTCCATGACGGGGCAGGAAAGCTACTGCTCTGCCATCGATTTCTCCGATGATGATTGCATCAGAAGGGTTGCCGAAAGGCGTCCTGACTCTTTTTTCCTTGATTATCTTCAGGTTGTCCAGGTTATAGATGCCTGTTCCACCAATTACTGCGACTGTGATTGGTTTCATATCTCCTCCAGAATTCCGATTCTATAATTATTTCATATTTGACCAGCGCATGCAATCGGAAAAAATATCGTAGGGGCACTCCTCGCGGGTGCCCGAACTACCATGAAAATGCCCAACAGAGGGTGGATTTTACATCCACGCCCTGGAGAACGGGCAACGGCGAGCATTTCCCCTACACGGATTCCAAAGACGGCCGATAGAAAATATTAACCTGGAAACTGAGATTGAATTTTGATTTGAAAATGAATTATTTCAGGTTATACTTAACTGTTGGCATTTTGTGGAAACCAGCAGTGGAGAGCTGATGAAAAGTTTTCTTTCACTGATTATCGCCGCATTGGTTCTGTCCCTGCCTGTTGCAGCGGAACCTCTGATCATTAAAGTGAGAACACAGGGAATGGAGAAAAAACCTGCGCAGGAACATCCGGTCGCTGCTGCTTCTATGGCTCCCTGCCAGTCTGCTGCACCTATTGTAATCCATGTGACCAGACGGATGCCCGTCCTTCCAGCAAAAGAGTCTTCCAATCCTCTCTATGCAAATCTATCCAGATTTATCAAGATCCATGGCCAGATCCCTACTTTATATCATACCGTAGAAGAGCGTCATTTCGACGATTACCGCATCCAGGAAATTGTAGACAAGCAGAATCGTACGATCTCAGTCTGCAAAGACAATTTTTACCGTGCCCTCTGCAGGCAGGGTTCAGGGATCCTGGAAGACGGACGCGCAGTGAGCATCGTCGGCAAGAATCAGTTCCATGTGCTGCCTAAAAACTGTCTGGGTATCACTTCCAGCGGCAATCCAGTAATCCCATTTCATACCCTGGCTGTAGATCCCGAGAAAATGCCTCTGGGAAGCGTTTATTACATTCCACGCACCAGAGGGCTGAAGCTTCCGGACGGTTCCACTCATGACGGATTCTGGTTCGCCCATGACACAGGTGCTGCTTTCCGCGGATCCGGTCAATGCCGGATCGATCTATATGTAGGAAACAGCGAGGGTATCAATTTCATGGGAAAACACGGAATCAGGTCCTTCCGCGTCCTGCAGGTTTATAAAGTTGACGATTCCACCAGAAGGCTGATTTACGATAAATACAGAGTAGCCTTATCCAAAGTCAGAAAATAATCCATCCATGATCAAATTCGCCATCCTGTCTGTGGTATTTCTGGCTCTGTCCCTTTCTGCCAAAGCCGGCAACTGTGAAATTCCATTTTCCTGGACCGATTGCTCAGTCAGTGAACCTGTCCGTGATTCAGAACCCGGCTGGGTAAGTGAAGAGGAATTCCCTCTGGAAACTGCACTGAAATCGGAAAAATTGCCCTCCCTCAGGCAACGTTTGCCCGGCATATCCATTAAGGGCTTCAAGACAGACATCTATCTCCAGTCGAAAAAATATGCCGGAGTTTTTTACATAGGCCTGGATACAGTGGAAAAGGTTGTAGCCCTGACATTTGACGATGGACCGGACCGCGTCTGCACACCTGAGATTTTGAAAATCCTGAAGAAGTACGATGTCAGGGCTACTTTTTTCCTGATCGGAGAGAACATGGTCGGCAATGGGGAAATCGTGAAACAGATCGCGGGAGAAGGACATTCAATAGGCTGTCATACCTTCAATCATCTTGATTTGAGAAAAGTTTCCCCTGAACTGGCCCTGAAAAATATCCGGAAATGGCAGGACCTGGCTTTGAACATTCTCGGATCCAGACCGGATTTTATCCGTCCTCCTTTTGGAGCAATCACAGACAGGGAGATAGATTTTTTAGGCCGGAAAGGCTATAGAATTATCGGCTGGTCTGTAGACACCTTTGACTGGGATTCACAGCGTAACAGTATCGCCAATATCAAGAGCAGAGTTGACAGGTATATGCACAAAGGAGCAATAATCCTGATGCACAGTTCAGACAGGCGTACGCTGAATACTGTCCAGGCCCTGCCGTCAATCATAGAGGGGTTGAAAACCCTGGGTTATAAATTTTACACAATTCCCCAAATGTTCAACTTTAAAACGTAGTGCCGGTTTCAATTGTGATTTCAGCAGTGCCGGTTCTGTTATCATCAGCAATGCTTCCATGAAAAGTGTAGCAGATGATGGAATTTTTCCGGGTAGCCTTGTAATACCAGGAATTGTACTTCTCGAAATCAGGAAATCCAGGTTTCTTGTCCAGGGACGGACTGACATTCTCAATCAGGTTCTTGGAATTCATGATACTCCTGAATCCTTCGAAACCCTTGAGTTCTTTGGGATCCTTGACCTGCAGGAACGGATTTACATATTTCTGACGCAGCAGCCTGGCTTTAAATAGTTCATCCAGAGTTCCAGGATTTTTTTTGTTCTGTTCCAGGTAGAGGAAAATCGCCCTGGAGAACTGCCTGAGCATGAATTTCAGTTCTTCCTCTTTCTGATTTTTTGCAATCATACCGTAAACCGGGAATGCCGCTCTGGCGCTGATGCCTACAATCAGGATTGCCACACAGATTCCGGCCAGGGTAAAGCCTTTAGGTGTCAGACCTGATTGCACAAATTCAATCCTTTCTGTATCTCAGCTAACGTATGATCGTATTCTTTGTCTTCTAACCTTTCAGATGATTTTAACGAAAACAGGTAGTCAAATCAAGTGCAATGTGTAGGTCTGACACGGGGTTGCCCTGTTTGACAAAAGCATGCACTCATCATAGGATTGTTTCATGGATACCGCTTCCAGACTCAGATTTTTTTTCGCCAAACACGCCGAAAGATATGGAATCGGAATGGCATTTCTCTATGGATCGGCTGCAGCAGGCATGCTTAAAGACGAATCAGACATCGATGTCGCGATTTTGTTTGATTCTGTAAGTGGCCGGGATGCATTTGATCTTGTGTCAGGACTGGAAACTGAGCTCACAATCATTCTCAAGCGTGATACTGAAATTCTTGTTCTTGATCGGGAAAAAGTCAGACCGCTGCTTTTTTTCAATGC of Candidatus Wallbacteria bacterium contains these proteins:
- the mtnP gene encoding S-methyl-5'-thioadenosine phosphorylase, yielding MKPITVAVIGGTGIYNLDNLKIIKEKRVRTPFGNPSDAIIIGEIDGRAVAFLPRHGRGHCISPTELNNRANIYALKSLGVSKVISISAVGSLREEIKPGHFVIPDQLFDHTKYRPCSFFGDGAVGHIGFADPFCPSLSTLTGKHAKSLKINTHLGGTYVCIEGPQFSTRAESHFFRSLKASVIGMTALPEAKLAREAELCYVTIALATDYDVWKGETVSVEMVLDTLKKNSENVKKLMTRLLTDPATFSEKDHPCQHSLENAIMTSPDKIPQKTKQKLKLLIGRYVKK
- a CDS encoding 3D domain-containing protein, which codes for MKSFLSLIIAALVLSLPVAAEPLIIKVRTQGMEKKPAQEHPVAAASMAPCQSAAPIVIHVTRRMPVLPAKESSNPLYANLSRFIKIHGQIPTLYHTVEERHFDDYRIQEIVDKQNRTISVCKDNFYRALCRQGSGILEDGRAVSIVGKNQFHVLPKNCLGITSSGNPVIPFHTLAVDPEKMPLGSVYYIPRTRGLKLPDGSTHDGFWFAHDTGAAFRGSGQCRIDLYVGNSEGINFMGKHGIRSFRVLQVYKVDDSTRRLIYDKYRVALSKVRK
- a CDS encoding polysaccharide deacetylase family protein, with amino-acid sequence MIKFAILSVVFLALSLSAKAGNCEIPFSWTDCSVSEPVRDSEPGWVSEEEFPLETALKSEKLPSLRQRLPGISIKGFKTDIYLQSKKYAGVFYIGLDTVEKVVALTFDDGPDRVCTPEILKILKKYDVRATFFLIGENMVGNGEIVKQIAGEGHSIGCHTFNHLDLRKVSPELALKNIRKWQDLALNILGSRPDFIRPPFGAITDREIDFLGRKGYRIIGWSVDTFDWDSQRNSIANIKSRVDRYMHKGAIILMHSSDRRTLNTVQALPSIIEGLKTLGYKFYTIPQMFNFKT
- a CDS encoding type II secretion system protein, with the protein product MQSGLTPKGFTLAGICVAILIVGISARAAFPVYGMIAKNQKEEELKFMLRQFSRAIFLYLEQNKKNPGTLDELFKARLLRQKYVNPFLQVKDPKELKGFEGFRSIMNSKNLIENVSPSLDKKPGFPDFEKYNSWYYKATRKNSIICYTFHGSIADDNRTGTAEITIETGTTF
- a CDS encoding nucleotidyltransferase domain-containing protein is translated as MDTASRLRFFFAKHAERYGIGMAFLYGSAAAGMLKDESDIDVAILFDSVSGRDAFDLVSGLETELTIILKRDTEILVLDREKVRPLLFFNAVVHGIPVYFRDFTRLVDLKNEALGLKEDWELFGTSWQADLAAKKIEGWKHG